From a region of the Sesamum indicum cultivar Zhongzhi No. 13 linkage group LG3, S_indicum_v1.0, whole genome shotgun sequence genome:
- the LOC105157174 gene encoding succinate dehydrogenase subunit 7A, mitochondrial, with protein MAFLLNKTALSALRLRSQKADDSLMLSRRGFHVEPGAREKALLAEDPSLKRFKSHKKSLRSLKMVGDVLTIVVVAGCCYEIYVRAVMREEARKEKSSA; from the exons ATGGCCTTTTTACTCAATAAAACTGCTCTATCCGCTCTCAGGCTCCGTTCCCAG AAGGCTGACGATTCGTTAATGCTATCAAGGCGTGGATTTCATGTCGAGCCTGGCGCTCGGGAGAAGGCT CTCTTGGCGGAGGATCCATCTCTAAAACGCTTCAAATCACATAAGAAAAGTCTGAGGAGTCTCAAAATGGTGGGAGATGTTCTTACCATTGTGGTGGTAGCTG GATGCTGCTACGAGATCTACGTTAGAGCAGTCATGCGAGAAGAAGCCCGGAAAGAAAAATCGAGTGCATAG